In Planococcus shixiaomingii, the DNA window AACCGAGCGTGTCAAGTAAGATTTGAATTGGAATGGCTTATACAACCCTGAATCATCGTGATGCAATAAGCGATCCACTTCTTGGGTAGCCCGGTAAGCGACTGTTCCGACACGCTGAGGCTTTTCATCTGGAAAAGGCAGCACAGAAGAAGCGTTTACCTGAAAGCTATGTGTGTGTATTTTTTCGGCCTCGACTGTCTTCTCAAACCATCGTTCACCTGTTGGATCATAAGCGATAGTATGGAAGCCAAACATGGCGGAAAATTTCAAAAACCATTTTTGGCTTTCTGTTACAGAGCCATACCATAAAAACCCAGGCAATCCTTTTTCAAGCGTCAATTTATCCAACTCAGGTTCAATGTGATTGAATATCCATTTCACTAAATCCGTGACAATCCGCCGAAAAGATGAATGCGTCGTATTACCGGCAGACTGTTCTTTAAACGCTTTCAAAATTTCAATCAAAATCAGCCGAAGACGCCGGTTTAAGCCCGCATCTTTTAATCTTGGCAACAGACCTTTGCCATCCATAAAAGCAACGATCCGACTCGGCGATAACCCGCGCTCTTTATTGTTCATTTCAAAAAGATCCTGTAAAGCACTTAATCGTTCCGGAGCAATATGTTTGTTCAATTTATCAGACAGCTGGATTAACCGCCCGTCAGTTTCTTCCAGCAAATCGTATATCGCTGCGAAATAATCGTCGGCATCTAAAGGCATGCCGATAAACTGTCCAAACAATTGCGGATAGGTAATTGTTTCTTCTTCTATTTTTGTCTCGGGATGATCAACGATCGGCTTATTCAGCCATGCCCCGATTTTTTCCGGATCCCACGTTCTCACGCGAACCGGATGCAGTTGAACCATGGGTACTCCTCCTTGATAACCGGTGTTGCAGCGCAGTTTCCGCTACGTGCGCTAAAATTTCTTCCCCTGCTTCTATGCCGCTGCGCTCCGTAATTTGAATGTGCGCAGAAAATGCGGCTTTGCTTTTAACGGCTTCGCCATGTACAGCAAGAAATCCTTTATCTGCACTTTCCAGCAGGTCTAAATCCAGCAACGAATCGCCTGCCGCCATAACGTAGTCGGCATTCAATCGCTGTTTGACATATTCCATCGCCCTTGCTTTTGTAATGCTCTCAGGCATGAAATATAGTTTTCTTCCTTGAAGCGACATTGCCCAACCGATTTCTCGGAAGAGGCGAGCGTAAAACTCCAATTTTTCTTCAGGAAACTGAGTGCGATCAATGATCAGGTAAACAAACCATCCGTCTGCCTGCTTGATATTCAATACCCACTCTTCAGAAAAATAACGTTCAATTAACGGAAGCAGCTCTTCTATCACCGTTTTGCGGCTAACGCATTGTTCCCTTATTTCTTCTGACCATTCTTTTACCGGTTCTCCGTCCTCTAATATGACGGCGCCATTAGAAATGACAGCAAACCGAGGTGCAACTGGATTTTCAAATATGCCTGTTACCCGCTCGTATTGTTCTTGGGTTCTTGTCGTCACTGGCAGGAAAAAAGCTGAAGTTCCAAGTTCCCATAATGCTTTTTGGCTCTTCTTCGTCATGTAAGACTGGGGTTTTCCATTAATCCTTTCAACTTCAACAAGGTCTATTTCCGTAATATTTTCACCCATTGAATTTCTTGAATAAATTAACGTTTGATCCAAATCGCTGGCGAATAGTAGTTTCATGTCTCTTGCCCCGATCTGATCAACCCGATAGCCCGGTAAAATAATTCCGGTACGACTTCAACTGGAACATTTTTTTCTTCCGCAAGAACAAGAAGGTGCTGGACACTTGGATGGTCCAAGCTCCTGACAAGCACTTTCCAAGGGTCCCGCCGAAGCATCACACGCGTAGTTTCCCCGACACCGGGTTTGATCAGTTGGTGATTAGTTCCACTATACAATTTTTTACTTATTTCTTCTACTTCCATTTTGCCTTGCCATGTGCGCTCTGCGGTAACCGGTGTGCTGCTTGCCTCTTTCCCAGCAGCTTCTGCTGTTTGGCTAAAACACGCCGCAATTCGGTTTACAAAATCGTTGGATACATCTTCTCCTAAAAGCTCTCCATAAAATTTAGCGCCATGGAAGTCTTCTTTGCCGATGAAGCGATCGTTCAAAATGGTCCGGCTGACCAGCCCCGAAACGGTCGAGTTCAGGCAAGCGCTTGGGATCAACAAATCTTCCCGAGTTCCGAAAAGCACCGAACAAGCGCCAGGATCTGCTAGAACAGCCAAATCATCATGTAAGTCCAATCCTTCTTTTTCGTTCAACGATAAAACTGAATTCGTCAATTCCGTTTGAATTGCTCCTTTTCCGGTCCAGCCATCTACGAATTGAATCCGGCTATTCGGATGCCATTTGCGGATAGCGCGCATTGCGTTTTCGTCTATACCTTTTCCACGCAAAATCGACACACTGTAATGCGGCCACTCCAAACCGAATGTTTGTCGTGCGTATCGGCGTATTAAAATACCTACTGGACTGCCTGCTCTGGCAAGCGACACAAGAACGACATCATCCGTCTTTGCGTGCAAGTGAATCCGCTCGGTTAGAAGGCCGACAAAATAACTCCACTGCTCTTTTGTTTTTTCTACTGATTCTTTGTACAATTTTGTATACTCTTCAGACGGGCGGTATTCAACTGGCAAGCGTTCCGCATAATGGGACCCCGATTGCACCGCTTTTTCCCGTTCCTCCAACGTACTTTCTGTAAAGTCTTCCGTTACGTCTTTTAACAAAAAAACAATATCTTCTTCTGAATAACTTGTTTTCACTAATCCTGTAGCAATCATTGGATCTCTCCTTCTGCTTTTGTCAGTGAAATCCATTCAACCGGAGCTGTTTCTTTCAAATAGGCAATGAGCGGCTGCCAAAGGACTGGATCGACGACCGACTCCGCAATCAAATAAATTTTATCAACGCCTAACGTATTGATGTTGTATAAAAACTGATCCACTCCCTGTGCATCCGGCAATTCAAATCTCACTTTTTCTTTTATCGGGTAGCCTTCGGTATCAGAGGAGAAAATTGGGCTTCTTGTTGTGGTTTGGACAAGCGGGTTTCCGCTTAAAGCAAGTGCAAAGCGCAAAGGCAAATACATATTTTCCCCGATGCCAATTACCAAAGGACGCTCAGCCGGTTTGACAGTTTCAACATTAGCCGCTGCCTTTTCAGCCCAAACATCAATAGTCTGATGTTCTTTGCTTGTCACTCCAAACCTTCCAGTCCATGGTATATAGCGCTGTCCGGTTTTAGACACGTGGTGTGTTGCAACTGTATCCAGTACGTAGTCAGGGATTACCGCCTCACCGTTATTCAAATAATCCAGTTTCGACTCCTCAGGAGAAGAACCATGGATCAATTCAAACTCACCAGACATTAATGACAACACTGTCAAATCAATGTTTCTTTCTTCTGCCATTTGAGTTAACTTCTGCTGTTGCTCGGCATTTCTCCAGTCCAATATCGACAAGGAGATGTAAGATTTCCCGGGAAATTGTTCATCCAAAGCGCAAACTAGATTTAATAGTGTATTGCCAGTGGAAATTTCATCATCAATTAAAACAATCGTTTCTGCTTTTTCTAACATTCCTTCGGGGGCATACACTTTATGGGAAGTAGCATGTGAGTGCTCTTCTTCAAAAACGAAAGACGGAGCTCCTCCGCTCACTTCTTCTCGTGTCGTATGTAAGTAAGCAGTTTTATTAAAATGATGAAAAACAGCATGGCCCAGCCCAGTGGCTGTTTCTGCCATACCAATGAAAACTGTATTTCCAGGCAAAGTTGATTTGTAGGCAAGCGACTTCCGGCTAATATCCGTATCCGGCACACCTGTTTCTATCATTCGAACAAGATCTTGTGCTTGAGGGTGGACAGGCAAACCGGCATTTTCCATCAATAAAGAAGCCAGCAAGCTGCCAGTGCCCAGCGCAAGAGCCGGATGCACAGCCAAGTGCTTAGCAAGCAAAGGGCTGACAAAGAGAAACTGCCTTTTCTTGTTGACTCGTAATGCCATGGAGAAAAGGGAATTGGGGGATAGTCCTTCATACGTTCGGTGGATCGTGACGGACAACTCCAACTGGTCCCACAATTTATAGTAATTGGTTCGAGAATTGATGGGCTCGGATATGATTGAGTACATCGATTGGTTTGTAATTTTCATTTAACACCCCGTAGACTTCTGCTTGAGCTAAGACATTTCTTGCCCAGCTCAAATGCGGTTTTACTTCATTCATTTTGTTGCGTCTCTGACTTTGTAAGACACCATTTCTATTTTGGCTCTCAGCAAGGATTAATGACGCATCGTCATAGTTTTCCAAAGATATTATATGTCCTGCATTAACCGTCGAAATTTGTGAAGGATGGATACATGTCTTTCCTTTAAAACCGTTCAATATGTCTAATTGAACTTCTTCCCATAAAACTTGTTCCGGTTTTGAAGAAAGCCAGCCTCCACTGGCTGCTGAAAAGTATTCGTATACCGGCCCTGATACGATAAAGCCATCTTCTGCTCTTCCAAAGCGATTCAGGATGGAAACTAGGCAATCCCGAATTACCTGCACTTCATATATGGTCCGATCTACCGGGCGCCGCAGCCCGTAAAGACTGGAAAAATCAGTAGCGCCGACACGAACAGTCAATATCCGATCCACTTCCAGAGACAAAATGTCATAAATCTCTTTCAATGTCTGTTCCCGTGTTTCGGAGTAGAGAATTTCTTTTGTTTCGAGCAATGGCAAAGCATATAGCTCACGGCCTGCCACTTTACTTGCCCGGTCAAGCGCAGGAAAAAGTTCTACCAGAGTTTCAGGAAGGCATTTCGGAAAAACAATTCCTGTTAATACAGCCAGCGCGGATCCCGCAGTTTCGATTATACGATCGAGTTGTTCCGCATTGCGGATCCGCAAAAACAAAGCCAGATTATCATTTCCATGCAACTTGGCTCCATTCTCCAATTCCTTCAATTGCGCTGCCACATTTTTTTCTGCCCATGGCAATTCTGTATCGGCCACTGCATCTTCCAAACAAACAATTAATGTGGATAATCCTGCAAAGGCGTCTCGTGTATAATCGCCTGCCAATATTTTTCTGGCAAAATCCGGACGAGATCCCGGCGTGTAAAGCGCTGCTCCAAGGGCTAGCCCCAGCGTTTCTCTTTCTGAGTCACGAGTGAATTCCATCGGAGGATACTTGAAAAATGTCTTTAAATCATAGTCGGTCAATATGTTAAAATGTCTCATTTTATTCCTCCAACATGCGCCCCAGCATCGATCTTTCCCATCTACTTATTTACTGTAAATGGAGAAAAAAAGCAAGGAGGCTGGCCCCTTGCTTTTTTAATAGCTGATTAGCTGTCTAATCCAAAGTCACGAACGAGTGATCCAAGTCCGCCTTGATAACCGCTGCCGATCGCATTAAATTTCCATTCGTTATTGTGGCGGTAAAGTTCTCCTACTACAATAGCCGTTTCAATCGAGAAGTCTTCTCCCAAATCATAGCGGATCAATTCTTCGTTTGTATCGCCGTTCAAAATTCGTACATATGAGTTGCTGACTTGCCCGAAGTTCTGTGAACGTGCTTCTGCGTCATGGATCGTGATAGCAAAAGTCACTCGCTCAATTGAAGATGGGACAGATGATAAATTCACTTTAACCTGCTCGTCATCGCCTTCGCCTTCGCCTGTTTTGTTGTCGCCTGTATGTTCAACAGCTCCAGCCGCACCAATTGTGTTGTTATAGAAAACGAAGTCTTGCTCAGAACCGCATTTACCAGTAGCATTCAGTAAAAATACAGATGAATCCAAGTCAAAATCTTGGCCGCCATCGTATTTATTTGTATCCCATCCTAGTCCAACGATTACATTTGATAAACCAGGATTCGATTTTGTTAAATCTATTTTTTGTCCTTTTGATAAATTGATTCCCATTCTTCCTTCACTCCTTAAGCGTATTTGTTTGCAATTGAACCGATATCTGGATCGATTGTGCCTTCTCCGACTGCCGAGAACTTCCATTCGCTTCCCTGACGGTACAATTCACCAAGAAGCAACGACATTTTGCCGGAGTAATTGTCAGTCAAATTGTAGTGTATCAACTCTTCTTTTGACTGGTTGTCCACTAGACGGATGAAAGCATTTTGAATCATGCCGAAGTCCTGTTTTTTCTGTTTGGCGTTGTAAATGTTAACGACAAAAACTAAGCGATGAACTGATGGAGAAATTCGTTTTAAATCAATTTGAATTGTTTCATCGTCGCCTTCTCCAGCGCCAGTCAAGTTATCACCGGAGTGAACAACGCTGCCATCTTTGCTTTTTTTGTTGCCAAAATAAATTAAGTTTTCTTTGCTTTTTAATTTGCCGTTTTCATCCAGCAGGATAACAGAAGCGTCACAATCAACATCTGCTCCTCCGCCGCCGCCGCCGCCAAGCAAACCGCTTAAAAAGCCGCCGCTTTTTTTAGTAGCAACCGGATCCCAGCCAAGGCCTACCATGATGCTTGAAAGAGATGAACGTCCTTTGGTTAAATCAATTTTCTGACCTTTGACAAGATTTATTGCCATCTTTAACACTCTCCATTCATCAATATGTACATACTTCTAATAGTATGGGTATTGCAGGAAAATTTCAAACATAAAGGGGCTTTCAAAAACAAGCTTGCACCTTCGCCAATTTCTGAAGAGCACATCTCCCATTTTATACGCACCCAAACTCAAGCGAAATATTCAGAAAGGTGATATCTGAATTCAGCTTATGTATACTATACGTATCCATTCGGACAGAAGTTTCATTTTGGACATAAAGAAACAGCTTTGCTCATTTAATTCTCTAATAAGCGGCTACTACACCGCTATAACGGGTAAAGGAAAATGTTAAGCAAAGCTTTAGATAAGTTGTGAAAGGGGAATTAGAAATGAAGCTTATCTCTATTGTTGTTCCAGCTTACAATGAAGAAGAAAATATTTCTTCAATGTACACCAAGTTGGCACAAGAACTCGAGTCGCTTCCATACCGCTACGAAATCATGTTTATCAATGATGGCAGCAGCGACGGAACACTTCAAGAAATCTTGGCGCTTTCAGATGCACATGATGATGTAAAATATATTTCGTTAACTCGGAATTTCGGCAAGGAATCGGCCATGTTGGCTGGACTAAAGCGGTGCAGCGGAGATGCGGCTATTCTGATGGACAGCGATTTGCAGCATCCACCGCATTTAATCGGAGAACTTGTTCAAGGATTTGAAGAAGGCTTCCATCAAGTGGTGGCCAAGCGTTCAAGAACCGGTGATTCAAGACTCCGCAGTCTCTTTTCCTCTTTCTACTATCGTGTGCTCAATTCAATTACGGATGTTGACTTTGTGGACGGCGAAGGTGATTTCCGTTTACTGAGCAGAAAAGCGATCAATTCGCTTTTGGCACTTAGCGAAACCAACCGCTTCTCCAAAGGATTGTATTCATGGATCGGCTTGAGCAAAAAAATCATATCTTATGAAAATATCTTGCGGGCTGACGGTCAGCAATCCAAATGGTCATTCGGCGGCCTCGTTAATTATGGAATAGACGGCATCATCTCATTTAATACGAAACCGTTGCGCATTTGTTTTTACACAGGCTTTCTCGTCTTAGTTTTATCGTTGATTTATATTGGCGTGACATTTTATGAAATAATGAAAGAAGGCGTTGGTGCACCTGGCTACTTTACAACGATTACCGCCATTTTGTTTTTGGGCGGCATTCAATTGATCAGTCTTGGCGTCATCGGGGAATATATCGGACGCATTTACAACGAAACGAAACGGCGCCCGAATTATTTAGTGGATATCAGCAATGTGGATGAATATGATGAGCATTAAACGGCTAAATACGGAATTTACGCGATTTGTTGTTGTCGGTGTCATCAATACATTAACTTACTATTCGATTTACCTCGTGCTGCATAATATTTTTTCCCTCTCTTATTTGTGGTCGCATCTCATTGGCTTTGTCATCAGTTTAAATGCTTCCTTTTTCCTGAATTGTTATGTTACGTACAAAATCAAACCTACGCTAAAAAAATATTTGTATTTCCCGCTGACTCAAGTAGTTAATATGTCGGTTTCTACAATCTTGATTTTCATTTTCGTGGAAGTTCTGCATCTTAACAGCAACATTGCGCCTTTTGCAGCGGTCCTATTTACTGTGCCGATCACCTTTGTCGTTTCCAGCAAAATATTAAAAGGATCGGCTCGCCCAAATTAAGTTAAAAGACGGTGAATCCATGCGTGTGAAATACCCTAACTCTATACTTTTTGTCTGCTGTTTCGCATTGGCTATTGTAAGCCATGCTGTCTTTCTTTATCAATGGACACAAGACCATTATATGATCGGCATTAATGACGGCCTTGCTCAAATGATGCCGTTTAAACATTTACTATATGAACAATATACGAATGGAGAATTTTTCTATTCGTTTTCTTTTGGTTTAGGGGCCGGCATCTATAGCGGCCTGTCCTACTATTTTTCTACCTCTACTGTCTTTTGGCTCTCAGCTGCAATTGTTTTCCTATTGGAAAAGATCAGGCTTATCGGCTCGCCCGATGTTCTGTTTTGGGCGAATGCAGCCGTCTTTATCAGCGTACTCCGCTTGAGCGTTGTATTGTTCATCACTACCCGCCTTTTCATGTATATGAACATCCCCCGCCGTTATGCATTCATCGGCGCCAGCTTTTACGGAGTTTCTGGAATGTTTTTCCGGCACACGGCTTACTGGGAATTTTTTGCAGACGCTTTTCTTTGGCTGCCGCTTCTCATTCTTGGCGTTGAAAAAATATTTCGGGAATCAAAGCCTGGCTGGTTTTTATTTGCAGTTGCGATTTCACTAATTAATAATTTCTATTTTTCCTATATAAATTTCTTGCTGGCAGGAATTTATATCCTTGTCCGGTTGTTCATTCCTTTGGCCGCTCAAGAAATTGAGAAAAAGAAAGCCTTCCTTCTGTTTCTCTTTTCCGGCATTATCGGTTTTGGAATCAGTGCAGTAGCTTTCATACCTGCAGTTTACGCTTACTTGAACAATCACCGGCCGCCCTTTTCCCAGGATATCCCTTGGTTCGATTTTACGGATGACATTTTATATACAAGCCGTATCGTCGTCATACCTGCTATATTTGTCGTGCTTTTGTTTTCTGCATTTCCTTACCGCAATAAGCTTTATCGTTTGTTCACAGTCCTGGGGCTGATTTCCATTGCGCTTCACCATAGTCCGATAGCCGGCAGCATTTTTAATGGCTTATCGGCTCCACAAAACCGCTGGGAGTACTTTTTGTCCTTAATGGTCGGCGGTACCGTAGCTATAGGGCTAGCAAACTTGCATAAATTGACGCTTCGGCAATTTGCTGTTGCTGCTTTTTTTACCATCGTTGCTTACGTGTTGTGGGCACTTGGGGATGAAAAGCTGGACTTCAGCACAAAATATTCGGTTTTTATGGCCATCAGCTTGCCTATTACATTGCTTCTGATGTTTAGTTTTGTAAAATCAAAGAAACGCGGCTTTAAATTCGCTTTAATCGGCTTCTTATTTGTTTGGCTGGTTGGCTCGGTTAATATCTACCAAGTCGAAAAATTGCTGGTGGACGGAGAACTTTCGAAAGTAAACAAAGAATTGATGACAGGTCCAGACTATGATGATCCGGAAATTCGGAAGTTACTAGAAGAAATTCAGCAAAGAGACGACGGGATAACGTACCGAATCGAATGGATGGAAGGTGTCCGCAACAATACACCTCTTGTCCAGGATTTCCGTGGCCTTAGCGCCTACTCAAGCATTTTGAATAAAAATTTGTTGTACTTTTATCTTTACGATTTAGAAATCGATATGGGACGTGAAAGCGTCAGCCGCTATGCAACACTTGGCAACCGCGCCAATCTTCATAGTTTGCTGCAGGGAAAATACGTTATTGCTGAAAAAAATGTTCCGGGAGCTGATGTATTAAGTGAATCGCGTGAAATCGAAAATGTTCCATATGGTTTCACTAAAATAATGGAGTCAGAGAATTTCACAGTGTATGAGAATGACAATCTCTTGCCGTTTGCCCGTTCCGCCTCTACTGTTTATCAAGAAAGGCAACTGGCAAAATCCCATCCTTTAGCGAGAGAACACGCCATGCTGGATGGCATTGTATTGGATGATGCCAAAAATACAGAACCGCTGCCTGATGTTGAAGAACAAGCAACTGAATTCACGATTGAAACCCACGGCTCCCAGTACAACAAAGACATACTTGTTATAGAAGAGGAAATCGGCGGAATCGACTTAGTGCCTGCCGCCTCTCCTCCTGAAGGAGATTTCTATGTCTCTTTCCATTTGGAAAACCAGGCACATGACCAAGGCTTTAACTTAGCGGTAAACAACTATTTGACTTCAAGAAAATCAAATCAATCGGTCTATAAAACATTTGTAGACGATATTACGATACGGATACCGAGTGCCGAACGAATAAAAATCCGGCTGCCTAAAGGAACATATAATTTATCAGACCTTCAGGTTTTCACAGAATCTTACGATGTATTAAAGTCGCAAAAAGATGTAGATTCCGGCATTAAAGGGCTGGATATTGGCGGACATAAAGTGAAGCTCGAGTACGCTAATTCGAACAACGATGATTTCCTGTCAATTAACGTTCCTTATGAAAAAGGCTGGAATGCTTCAGTCAATGGACAAAAAACAGAAGTATTGAAAGCGAATTATGCATTTATTGGAGTTCCGCTTGAAAAAGGCGATAACACTGTGGAATTGACTTATCGCCCGCCTTTCTTCTATCCAACTCTTATTGTCAGTATCATTTCCCTTCTGTTAGGCTTTTGGTTTGTCTTCATTGGGACAAGCCGAGGCAATAAGAGCACGCATTAATTTTCGGGTTTATCTCCTACAAAAGATGCCCTTTGTCTAAATTGCGTTTATTTTCTGATAAATGTGTGTAATGAGAGAATAGTACGTTATTCAGACAGGAGATGATGACACCTATGAAGCGTTGGCCCCTGCTCTTTATCGCCTTGGTTTTTCTTTTGACCCTTTCTGCCTGTGGTGGTGACACTACCAATACCAGCAACTCTGAACCGCCTACTGAGACTGATGGAGCAACTGAAGCCGAAGACGAAAAAATGGATGAAGGACAAGAAGATCCACCGAACGGTGAAGAAGCTGAAGACAATCAGGATGAAGGCTCAAGTGAAGATCTTATGATGGCTACGGTTGAAATGTTGAATACGGACGGAGATGCGGCTGGTACTGTCGCATTGACTACTGAAAGCGACGGAGTCGGTCTCGCGCTTAACCTTGAAAATTTGGAGTCCGGGGTGCACGGCATCCAATTTCACGATGCAGGAAAATGCGAAGTTCC includes these proteins:
- a CDS encoding HpcH/HpaI aldolase/citrate lyase family protein codes for the protein MRHFNILTDYDLKTFFKYPPMEFTRDSERETLGLALGAALYTPGSRPDFARKILAGDYTRDAFAGLSTLIVCLEDAVADTELPWAEKNVAAQLKELENGAKLHGNDNLALFLRIRNAEQLDRIIETAGSALAVLTGIVFPKCLPETLVELFPALDRASKVAGRELYALPLLETKEILYSETREQTLKEIYDILSLEVDRILTVRVGATDFSSLYGLRRPVDRTIYEVQVIRDCLVSILNRFGRAEDGFIVSGPVYEYFSAASGGWLSSKPEQVLWEEVQLDILNGFKGKTCIHPSQISTVNAGHIISLENYDDASLILAESQNRNGVLQSQRRNKMNEVKPHLSWARNVLAQAEVYGVLNENYKPIDVLNHIRAHQFSNQLL
- a CDS encoding HAD hydrolase family protein, whose protein sequence is MKLLFASDLDQTLIYSRNSMGENITEIDLVEVERINGKPQSYMTKKSQKALWELGTSAFFLPVTTRTQEQYERVTGIFENPVAPRFAVISNGAVILEDGEPVKEWSEEIREQCVSRKTVIEELLPLIERYFSEEWVLNIKQADGWFVYLIIDRTQFPEEKLEFYARLFREIGWAMSLQGRKLYFMPESITKARAMEYVKQRLNADYVMAAGDSLLDLDLLESADKGFLAVHGEAVKSKAAFSAHIQITERSGIEAGEEILAHVAETALQHRLSRRSTHGSTASGSRENVGSGKNRGMAE
- a CDS encoding superoxide dismutase family protein — translated: MKRWPLLFIALVFLLTLSACGGDTTNTSNSEPPTETDGATEAEDEKMDEGQEDPPNGEEAEDNQDEGSSEDLMMATVEMLNTDGDAAGTVALTTESDGVGLALNLENLESGVHGIQFHDAGKCEVPSFDSAGEPFAGGVQTFEVGDDGTAKDEFVVKGVSLKTDDENSLLKEGGTALLIYAEEDEGERIACGIVTGETQ
- a CDS encoding GtrA family protein; amino-acid sequence: MSIKRLNTEFTRFVVVGVINTLTYYSIYLVLHNIFSLSYLWSHLIGFVISLNASFFLNCYVTYKIKPTLKKYLYFPLTQVVNMSVSTILIFIFVEVLHLNSNIAPFAAVLFTVPITFVVSSKILKGSARPN
- a CDS encoding YfhO family protein encodes the protein MRVKYPNSILFVCCFALAIVSHAVFLYQWTQDHYMIGINDGLAQMMPFKHLLYEQYTNGEFFYSFSFGLGAGIYSGLSYYFSTSTVFWLSAAIVFLLEKIRLIGSPDVLFWANAAVFISVLRLSVVLFITTRLFMYMNIPRRYAFIGASFYGVSGMFFRHTAYWEFFADAFLWLPLLILGVEKIFRESKPGWFLFAVAISLINNFYFSYINFLLAGIYILVRLFIPLAAQEIEKKKAFLLFLFSGIIGFGISAVAFIPAVYAYLNNHRPPFSQDIPWFDFTDDILYTSRIVVIPAIFVVLLFSAFPYRNKLYRLFTVLGLISIALHHSPIAGSIFNGLSAPQNRWEYFLSLMVGGTVAIGLANLHKLTLRQFAVAAFFTIVAYVLWALGDEKLDFSTKYSVFMAISLPITLLLMFSFVKSKKRGFKFALIGFLFVWLVGSVNIYQVEKLLVDGELSKVNKELMTGPDYDDPEIRKLLEEIQQRDDGITYRIEWMEGVRNNTPLVQDFRGLSAYSSILNKNLLYFYLYDLEIDMGRESVSRYATLGNRANLHSLLQGKYVIAEKNVPGADVLSESREIENVPYGFTKIMESENFTVYENDNLLPFARSASTVYQERQLAKSHPLAREHAMLDGIVLDDAKNTEPLPDVEEQATEFTIETHGSQYNKDILVIEEEIGGIDLVPAASPPEGDFYVSFHLENQAHDQGFNLAVNNYLTSRKSNQSVYKTFVDDITIRIPSAERIKIRLPKGTYNLSDLQVFTESYDVLKSQKDVDSGIKGLDIGGHKVKLEYANSNNDDFLSINVPYEKGWNASVNGQKTEVLKANYAFIGVPLEKGDNTVELTYRPPFFYPTLIVSIISLLLGFWFVFIGTSRGNKSTH
- a CDS encoding cysteine protease StiP family protein, giving the protein MIATGLVKTSYSEEDIVFLLKDVTEDFTESTLEEREKAVQSGSHYAERLPVEYRPSEEYTKLYKESVEKTKEQWSYFVGLLTERIHLHAKTDDVVLVSLARAGSPVGILIRRYARQTFGLEWPHYSVSILRGKGIDENAMRAIRKWHPNSRIQFVDGWTGKGAIQTELTNSVLSLNEKEGLDLHDDLAVLADPGACSVLFGTREDLLIPSACLNSTVSGLVSRTILNDRFIGKEDFHGAKFYGELLGEDVSNDFVNRIAACFSQTAEAAGKEASSTPVTAERTWQGKMEVEEISKKLYSGTNHQLIKPGVGETTRVMLRRDPWKVLVRSLDHPSVQHLLVLAEEKNVPVEVVPELFYRAIGLIRSGQET
- a CDS encoding TerD family protein, giving the protein MGINLSKGQKIDLTKSNPGLSNVIVGLGWDTNKYDGGQDFDLDSSVFLLNATGKCGSEQDFVFYNNTIGAAGAVEHTGDNKTGEGEGDDEQVKVNLSSVPSSIERVTFAITIHDAEARSQNFGQVSNSYVRILNGDTNEELIRYDLGEDFSIETAIVVGELYRHNNEWKFNAIGSGYQGGLGSLVRDFGLDS
- a CDS encoding phosphoribosyltransferase family protein, with amino-acid sequence MKITNQSMYSIISEPINSRTNYYKLWDQLELSVTIHRTYEGLSPNSLFSMALRVNKKRQFLFVSPLLAKHLAVHPALALGTGSLLASLLMENAGLPVHPQAQDLVRMIETGVPDTDISRKSLAYKSTLPGNTVFIGMAETATGLGHAVFHHFNKTAYLHTTREEVSGGAPSFVFEEEHSHATSHKVYAPEGMLEKAETIVLIDDEISTGNTLLNLVCALDEQFPGKSYISLSILDWRNAEQQQKLTQMAEERNIDLTVLSLMSGEFELIHGSSPEESKLDYLNNGEAVIPDYVLDTVATHHVSKTGQRYIPWTGRFGVTSKEHQTIDVWAEKAAANVETVKPAERPLVIGIGENMYLPLRFALALSGNPLVQTTTRSPIFSSDTEGYPIKEKVRFELPDAQGVDQFLYNINTLGVDKIYLIAESVVDPVLWQPLIAYLKETAPVEWISLTKAEGEIQ
- a CDS encoding glycosyltransferase family 2 protein translates to MKLISIVVPAYNEEENISSMYTKLAQELESLPYRYEIMFINDGSSDGTLQEILALSDAHDDVKYISLTRNFGKESAMLAGLKRCSGDAAILMDSDLQHPPHLIGELVQGFEEGFHQVVAKRSRTGDSRLRSLFSSFYYRVLNSITDVDFVDGEGDFRLLSRKAINSLLALSETNRFSKGLYSWIGLSKKIISYENILRADGQQSKWSFGGLVNYGIDGIISFNTKPLRICFYTGFLVLVLSLIYIGVTFYEIMKEGVGAPGYFTTITAILFLGGIQLISLGVIGEYIGRIYNETKRRPNYLVDISNVDEYDEH
- a CDS encoding TerD family protein translates to MAINLVKGQKIDLTKGRSSLSSIMVGLGWDPVATKKSGGFLSGLLGGGGGGGADVDCDASVILLDENGKLKSKENLIYFGNKKSKDGSVVHSGDNLTGAGEGDDETIQIDLKRISPSVHRLVFVVNIYNAKQKKQDFGMIQNAFIRLVDNQSKEELIHYNLTDNYSGKMSLLLGELYRQGSEWKFSAVGEGTIDPDIGSIANKYA
- a CDS encoding YceG family protein; the protein is MVQLHPVRVRTWDPEKIGAWLNKPIVDHPETKIEEETITYPQLFGQFIGMPLDADDYFAAIYDLLEETDGRLIQLSDKLNKHIAPERLSALQDLFEMNNKERGLSPSRIVAFMDGKGLLPRLKDAGLNRRLRLILIEILKAFKEQSAGNTTHSSFRRIVTDLVKWIFNHIEPELDKLTLEKGLPGFLWYGSVTESQKWFLKFSAMFGFHTIAYDPTGERWFEKTVEAEKIHTHSFQVNASSVLPFPDEKPQRVGTVAYRATQEVDRLLHHDDSGLYKPFQFKSYLTRSVPLKTTLDEAFMLAKERALVRPSFGVERGRVVIPVVFAKVMGIEKDRKRFWDNIHNLTEREDTKLVRSFPFVEERKGNQQFHYRAALGKDGKLDPEKMKTAHWWKYSKLPDGLQLAICDAIARHVEKPILLPQQGESFEELQLYAFSQSMSLPDSVVQLIQLFDYPQFVPTVLFYNEEKDAELSRADANAIALIHTFGLDVIIINPQGHQDIERWIDPEAIDTHWLDERSFNEPYREPSVVKKIFRKWL